The following proteins come from a genomic window of Aspergillus oryzae RIB40 DNA, chromosome 4:
- a CDS encoding uncharacterized protein (predicted protein): MYRAFQPDFALFPEPINPLEWVHVIDNHIRESFPGEVLFRGVKRLRDQFDDGAELRSTRQKCLQESSQRQFRSLLDMRNEACPNTVNNHSGGVEQSRQISATEAGENGAAQEGNMHTSTGNTTQGEPPQQSGAAEEDNMHSSTDNTTPREPSPGNGQTEEDTEDDSVYSSTGNTTPGELSPEIEGNRATEDDSIHTSTDNTAPREPSPGNGQTEEDTPTEDDSVYSSTGNTAPREPSPGNGQTEEDTEDDSVYSSTGNNTPLELFPEIHPIDGLTTAAGADFDRLFQELDAGTSDQGPDFGPQPNLGGMMSTMTDAEASTRSSVSNTGNVASFRDLMDMLQDQYNPGFPQWPAAPMRSDLGLNRNQTLSTQSSLHIADSDMIANSRPIENLDQVIADFLVTESIPRPEDPTSNINMTEEETNNMNNCISLQDTLVQQWPDKNYILFYGTLLTRTNVEQVLYELQNSPSLSVFTVDVLGDRLSYHHRPLELHIADATWFDCLHRGILRLTPIPQTLLLPTRINNYWSLIEIHVYSGAVIHYLFLENRSEVQDSSYFPHHPACHSCQAAIKALSHYLEDIGQPCPEWQVESTLLSSIPGDDGIGLIWTMTQRADGQDVQNGPPETFRAHLAHDIVMEALQTATDAPSPPPPQPPPGLSPNSSSSLSLSSPVPASGQQTNSLEKAHCRWSNVVIRSGDPINLTGLWDRVSQMSLDSNTSIGPRLADRLLQLALTIASPPILVEVKRQLEHLRREQSNATRRFQRSAAGVFAAGIWHKNNEQTSRIGLVLTYWYVHNYRQEQGNSSDPIAQLATDIYNHLPDTARDYSEVEEKVRDWCKRAWPWNQLVRIAGSPNVLCFLPQGITYFPGEDAPSMTEYRCIKKHCFKAIEMILRECRPQLLKFIPQNFFEIFLYNQLPETQYAIEQWTEEEILAEPLDSDKFDHAFDPVLDTNIDNN, from the coding sequence ATGTATAGGGCATTCCAGCCTGACTTTGCTCTCTTCCCCGAGCCTATCAACCCCCTTGAATGGGTTCACGTCATCGACAACCATATCAGGGAATCTTTCCCTGGGGAAGTGCTGTTCCGTGGAGTCAAGCGACTGAGGGACCAGTTCGACGATGGAGCTGAACTGAGATCCACGCGACAAAAGTGTCTTCAAGAAAGCAGTCAAAGGCAATTTAGGTCGCTACTGGATATGCGAAACGAAGCCTGTCCGAACACCGTGAATAACCACTCTGGCGGAGTAGAGCAATCACGCCAGATAAGCGCCACTGAGGCCGGCGAGAACGGAGCCGCCCAAGAAGGCAATATGCATACATCCACAGGCAATACTACACAAGGCGAGCCGCCCCAACAGAGtggagcagcagaagaagacaatATGCATTCATCCACAGACAACACTACACCACGCGAGCCATCCCCAGGAAACGGTCAGACTGAAGAGGATACTGAAGATGACAGCGTGTATTCATCCACAGGCAACACTACACCAGGCGAGCTATCCCCAGAAATCGAAGGCAATAGAGCAACCGAAGATGatagtatacatacatccacaGACAACACTGCACCACGCGAGCCATCCCCAGGAAACGGTCAGACTGAGGAGGATACACCAACTGAAGATGACAGCGTGTATTCATCCACAGGCAACACTGCACCACGCGAGCCATCCCCAGGAAACGGTCAGACTGAGGAGGATACTGAAGATGACAGCGTGTATTCATCCACAGGCAACAATACACCACTCGAGTTGTTCCCAGAAATCCATCCAATAGACGGGCTTactactgctgctggagcagaCTTTGACCGCCTCTTTCAAGAGTTGGATGCCGGCACCAGTGATCAGGGGCCAGACTTCGGGCCACAGCCAAATCTGGGCGGCATGATGTCAACTATGACTGATGCCGAAGCCTCGACCAGGTCAAGTGTATCTAACACTGGTAACGTGGCCAGCTTTAGGGACCTCATGGATATGCTGCAGGATCAATATAACCCTGGATTTCCCCAATGGCCAGCCGCTCCAATGAGATCGGACCTTGGGCTGAATAGAAACCAGACACTCTCAACTCAGTCTTCCTTGCACATAGCCGATTCTGATATGATAGCAAACAGTCGGCCCATAGAGAATCTTGATCAGGTCATTGCTGACTTTCTGGTGACTGAGTCTATCCCGAGACCAGAAGACCCGACCAGCAATATAAATATGACTGAGGAAGAAACCAACAATATGAACAACTGTATAAGCTTACAAGACACCCTTGTACAGCAATGGCCAGACAAAAACTATATTCTGTTTTACGGCACCTTATTAACACGTACCAACGTGGAGCAGGTCCTATATGAGTTACAGAACTCACCATCACTTTCAGTCTTTACAGTGGATGTACTTGGTGACCGTCTTTCCTACCATCATCGTCCGCTGGAGCTACATATTGCCGATGCTACTTGGTTTGACTGTCTGCATCGTGGTATACTTCGGCTAACACCAATACCGCAGACTCTACTGCTGCCTACCCGTATAAACAATTACTGGTCATTGATTGAAATCCATGTCTACTCGGGGGCAGTGATTCACTATTTATTTCTTGAGAACAGGTCAGAAGTACAAGACAGTAGTTActttcctcatcaccctGCCTGTCATTCCTGCCAAGCGGCAATCAAAGCATTGTCCCATTACcttgaagatattggccaGCCATGCCCGGAATGGCAGGTGGAAAGCACGCTACTCAGCTCTATACCGGGCGACGACGGCATAGGTCTTATCTGGACAATGACGCAGCGTGCCGATGGCCAAGATGTCCAAAACGGACCACCTGAGACTTTTCGGGCACATCTCGCCCATGATATTGTGATGGAGGCGCTCCAGACAGCGACTGATGCaccttcgccgccgcccccCCAGCCGCCGCCGGGGTTATCGccaaattcatcatcatcgttgtCATTATCGTCCCCAGTACCAGCCAGCGGACAGCAGACCAACTCATTGGAGAAGGCACATTGCCGGTGGTCTAACGTCGTGATTCGCAGTGGTGACCCTATCAATTTAACTGGTTTATGGGACCGAGTATCCCAGATGTCCCTGGATTCTAATACATCTATCGGCCCCAGGCTGGCCGATCGGCTATTACAGCTAGCACTCACCATTGCCTCTCCACCCATTCTAGTGGAAGTGAAGCGCCAGCTAGAACATCTACGCCGGGAACAAAGTAATGCCACTCGGCGCTTTCAGCGCAGTGCTGCTGGAGTTTTCGCAGCTGGTATCTGGCATAAAAACAATGAGCAAACCTCCCGTATTGGTCTTGTATTGACTTATTGGTATGTTCACAACTACCGCCAGGAGCAGGGGAACTCCAGTGATCCAATTGCCCAACTGGCCaccgatatatataatcacCTTCCAGATACCGCCCGCGACTACAgcgaggtcgaggagaaaGTAAGAGACTGGTGCAAACGCGCATGGCCTTGGAATCAACTAGTACGCATTGCTGGCTCACCAAATGTGCTCTGCTTTCTACCTCAAGGCATAACCTACTTTCCCGGTGAAGATGCACCGTCTATGACCGAATACCGGTGTATCAAAAAGCACTGCTTCAAAGCTATAGAGATGATACTTCGAGAGTGTCGGCCGCAGTTACTAAAGTTCATCCCTCAGAACTTCTTTGAAATCTTTCTCTATAATCAGCTTCCAGAGACTCAATACGCAATTGAGCAGTGGACAGAGGAGGAAATTCTAGCAGAACCGCTAGACTCGGACAAATTTGATCACGCGTTCGATCCAGTTTTAGATACAAACATAGACAACAATTAA
- a CDS encoding uncharacterized protein (predicted protein), translated as MGSFWSDAELVTTVYFCSRGFTDGAVSRILGIRGYYRTPRAIRRKIADTLKHFSSLQLANGSWDIDEVDMWLDSLSLDHETVNHLIACNRIDAYIADEHGILAFVLQNLTSKSQRWGWVVSP; from the exons ATGGGATCATTCTGGTCAGATGCAGAGCTTGTCACCACGGTCTACTTTTGCTCGCGTGGGTTCACCGACGGTGCTGTGTCCCGGATACTCGGTATTCGAGGATATTACCGTACACCCCGTGCGATTCGCCGCAAGATAGCCGATACGTTAAAACACTTCTCCAGTCTACAACTAGCAAATGGTAGTTGGGATATAGACGAAGTGGATATGTGGCTGGATAGCCTCAGCCTGGATCACGAAACTGTAAATCACCTTATTGCTTGCAATCGCATTGATGCGTATATTGCCGACGAG CATGGGATTCTGGCTTTTGTCTTGCAGAATTTAACATCTAAGAGCCAGCGCTGGGGCTGGGTTGTTTCTCCATGA
- a CDS encoding uncharacterized protein (amino acid transporters) → MDKQQYECEDRIPLPELGQHAHSHHVNDNRDLARVGKLPSLQDICPSIEEVLLSVEQEFCGSHSNILFSGGSAGAVYTYLFVWFSTLCTLATLSELVSMAPTSGGQYHWVAILAPRWCHKFLSFITAWLVILGWLGAFASGVYMASSQIMGFVTITHTAFQPQPYQVMLLYWAYVAFAMFINVGTGSLLPKFEGFVLILHIAGFFVILIPLSYLGDHVSANEVFGSFNNEGGWPSLGLSLFVGMLGSNFAFTGCDAAIHMTEETRNATVIIPRSIMMSIVLNGSLGFGILLVTLFNLQDVDHVLNSPTGYPYIQIFLNATGSIPGSIAMASIVPISGVATASGNLAAASRMVWSFSRDRGTPWWILLSKVNSRRIPFYSITAIVVAALLLSLIILWSEAVLNAVVSLTVSSLFSSYLIAAGLLLYHRLTGGIRHCGDTMLVVNTTGAPLSWGPFHIPRKWGIATNAFTVCYLTIAVIFSFWPSDVHVNASSMNWAIAPTGGTILFGILYYITHAKGTFTGPIVEVC, encoded by the exons ATGGATAAACAGCAATATGAATGCGAAGATCGGATACCGCTTCCAGAATTGGGACAACATGCACATTCGCATCACGTGAATGACAATCGAGACTTAGCACGTGTTGGCAAGTTGCCTAGTTTACAG GACATTTGTCCTTCCATTGAAGAAGTGCTACTCTCCGTCGAGCAAGAATTTTGTGGTAGTCATTCTAATATATTGTTTAGTGGGGGATCGGCAGGTGCGGTTTATACCTACCTCTTTGTGTGGTTCAGCACGCTGTGCACCCTTGCTACACTATCCGAGCTGGTGTCTAT GGCACCGACCTCTGGCGGTCAGTATCATTGGGTCGCAATTTTAGCGCCACGATGGTGTCATAAGTTCCTTAGCTTTATTACAG CGTGGCTGGTAATCTTGGGTTGGCTAGGAGCGTTTGCTTCAGGTGTGTATATGGCAAGCTCTCAGATCATGGGGTTTGTTACTATAACACATACGGCTTTCCAGCCTCAACCCTACCAGGTAATGCTTCTTTACTGGGCTTACGTTGCTTTTGCGATGTTTATCAATGTTGGAACAGGGAGTCTTCTGCCTAAATTTGAGGGATTTGTCCTCATCTTGCACATTGCTGGGTTTTTCGTCATCCTAATACCACTCTCATATCTAGGCGACCATGTATCCGCCAATGAAGTATTTGGGAGCTTCAATAACGAGGGCGGTTGGCCGAGTCTTGGATTATCTCTCTTTGTTGGGATGCTGGGCAGTAATTTTGCTTTCACAGGGTGTGACGCTGCTATTCAT ATGACCGAGGAGACCAGAAATGCCACGGTGATCATACCGCGGTCCATCATGATGAGTATTGTCTTGAATGGATCACTGGGCTTTGGCATACTCTTGGTTACCCTGTTCAATCTGCAGGATGTCGATCATGTCCTCAACTCCCCTACAGGATATCCATATATCCAGATATTTCTAAATGCGACAGGGTCAATCCCGGGCAGCATCGCCATGGCTTCTATTGTGCCTATCTCAGGGGTTGCTACTGCATCAGGGAATCTGGCCGCAGCCTCACGGATGGTATGGTCCTTCTCTCGAGACCGTGGTACTCCTTGGTGGATACTACTCAGCAAG GTGAACTCTAGGAGAATTCCTTTTTATTCCATCACAGCTATTGTCGTCGCTGCGCTCTTATTATCTTTAATAATCCTGTGGTCTGAAGCTGTTCTTAATGCTGTGGTGTCATTGACCGTTAGCTCTCTGTTCTCTTCCTATCTCATAGCTGCTGGGCTGCTGCTTTACCACCGCCTTACAGGCGGAATTCGACATTGTGGCGACACAATGCTGGTAGTTAACACAACTGGCGCTCCCCTTTCTTGGGGGCCCTTTCACATTCCACGGAAATGGGGTATCGCAACCAACGCTTTCACGGTTTGTTACCTGACCATTGCTGTTATATTCAGCTTTTGGCCTTCAGATGTACATGTCAACGCGTCGTCAATGAATTGGGCTATCGCACCTACTGGAGGGACGATTCTCTTCGGCATCCTGTACTACATTACCCATGCAAAGGGCACTTTCACTGGGCCTATAGTGGAAGTTTGTTAA
- a CDS encoding uncharacterized protein (predicted protein): MVEVAHQLYLAAAENISSYTTTTITTTTTTTTTTTTTTTTTTTTTTTTTTTTTTTTTTTTTTTTTTTTTTTTTTTTTTTTTTTTTTTTTNTALPLGTITITTTTIDSINIIDYI; this comes from the exons ATGGTGGAGGTGGCGCACCAACTATATTTGGCCGCCGCAGAGAATATTTCT TCTtatactaccactaccatcactaccaccactactaccaccaccaccactaccaccactactaccaccaccaccactaccaccaccaccactaccaccaccactaccaccaccaccactaccaccaccaccactaccaccaccactaccaccaccactaccaccaccactaccaccaccactaccaccaccactaccaccaccactaccactaccaatACAGCACTACCACTCGGcactattactattactactaccactatTGATTCAATAAATAttattgattatatataa
- a CDS encoding uncharacterized protein (predicted protein) — protein sequence MSAQLPSLQDNHRLQVVVAALFLALFLANIDQTIVGTVARTLATDNRYIDLWTVTFVPMIGVFQILYSHLHSLFSIKIVYLLAIYLFELGSVVYTTAPNSMTMMFGRAIAGAGAAGICTGGFELIGKIIPLDYFLSCIGIMLAILSFAPAVGIFIGSAFTDRSIWQCLILCPYLYGRASASLKPA from the exons ATGAGCGCGCAACTTCCCTCACTCCAAGACAATCATCGCCTCCAGGTGGTCGTGGCGGCGTTATTCCTTGCCCTATTCCTAGCCAACATA GACCAAACAATTGTTGGGACAGTGGCCCGAACACTGGCAACTGACAACCGTTATATCGACTTGTGGACAGTCACTTTCGTACCTATGATCGGTGTCTTCCAGATTCTATACAGCCACCTTCACAGTCTTTTTTCAATCAAGATTGTCTATCTTTTGGCTATTTACCTCTTTGAACTGGGATCCGTCGTTTATACGACCGCGCCGAACTCTATGACAATGATGTTTGGTCGGGCAATTGCCGGAGCTGGGGCGGCAGGCATTTGTACTGGCGGATTTGAATTAATTGGAAAGATTATTCCGCTTGATTACTTTCTTTCGTGTATTGGAATCATGTTGGCTATCCTTTCGTTCGCTCCTGCGGTGGGTATCTTTATTGGCAGTGCATTCACAGACAGATCCATATGGCAATG TCTGATATTATGTCCATATCTCTATGGACGCGCATCCGCCAGTCTCAAGCCGGCCTGA
- a CDS encoding uncharacterized protein (predicted protein) yields MIEGAQLLYGQVASYKPRPREDSAAQATPSRRNAIVRLTPLPLFESPQNEHEEIYNGVAYWYQNFRLQIWSPVASMAEELGWQMGREEIIQRSNRLMAFRPAFRGKSL; encoded by the exons ATGATTGAAGGCGCTCAGCTTTTGTATGGCCAAGTTGCTTCTTATAAGCCCCGACCACGAGAGGACTCGGCTGCACAAGCCACTCCATCACGGCGAAATGCTATAGTACGACTTACACCGTTACCCCTCTTCGAATCTCCCCAAAACGAGCACGAAGAAATCTATAATGGAGTGGCTTATTGGTATCAGAA TTTCCGACTTCAGATATGGTCCCCGGTAGCATCGATG GCGGAAGAGCTTGGTTGGCAgatgggaagagaggagatcATCCAACGCTCCAACAGGTTGATGGCATTCCGCCCAGCTTTCCGTGGCAAGAGTCTCTGA
- a CDS encoding uncharacterized protein (predicted protein), giving the protein MLDHKVSVTKTDDQHVPPPGQTYSLSERPSTLDVPALPLSSTLTLLPSPSMPPPSQTYNNFVTNATADAIFTDSTATIRLFIVDVGAEKGGIDTEQSLFRPQFINAAPGDMVLFRFYGAYALYSSDFQDPCHAPRLSQNAVPTRDKIPSHQVSVQSTKPLWFSASLIDKPHLCNNETVFAVNPGNQKEDFLANASMI; this is encoded by the exons ATGTTAGACCACAAG GTGTCGGTTACGAAGACTGATGATCAACATGTGCCCCCCCCGGGGCAGACATACTCTCTGTCTGAACGACCTTCCACCTTGGATGTCCCCGCTTTGCCTTTGTCTTCTACGCTAACCTTACTCCCCTCTCCATCCATGCCGCCACCTTCGCAGACATATAATAATTTCGTCACCAATGCGACGGCCGACGCTATTTTTACTGATTCCACAGCCACTATACGCTTATTCATTGTCGACGTTGGGGCTGAAAAGGGCGGGATTGATACGGAACAATCGCTCTTTCGCCCACAGTTCATCAATGCAGCACCCGGTGACATGGTCCTGTTTCGGTTTTATGGGGCGTACGCACTTTACAGCTCTGACTTCCAAGATCCCTGCCATGCACCACGCCTAAGCCAAAATGCCGTTCCAACAAGAGATAAGATTCCATCCCACCAGGTTTCGGTCCAGTCTACAAAGCCACTTTGGTTCTCGGCCAGCTTAATCGACAAGCCACATTTGTGTAATAATGAGACTGTTTTTGCGGTTAATCCGGGCAATCAGAAGGAAGACTTCTTGGCCAATGCGTCCATGATCTGA